The Armatimonadota bacterium genome includes a region encoding these proteins:
- a CDS encoding glycoside hydrolase family 38 C-terminal domain-containing protein, giving the protein MSFQKKLDILNSKLSHSLKAAVGPIERFRSETEFAAAFAKALGKSEWEALIAEAVEHVEKALASDGGFDPGKVVGEAEQIMAPIGKTAKGYTMHLCGHAHIDMNYLWDWPETVSVARDTFTTVNTLMDEFPDFHFSQSQAALYIAMERYCPKIFEMIKRRVKEGRWEVTASSWVESDRNLVSGESLCRQLLYTRSYFKETFGFEPEHVKIDWSPDTFGQAWSVPSILCRGGISRCYIFRTGPGPCLFKWRSPDGSEITVFHEKDVSYSGDLDTAVIVPLFAKYVSDTGLKDYLYVYGVGDHGGGPTRRDLRKYMEIKDWPIFPTVKLSTYDTYFSAIENAKPDLPVVDADLNFTFEGCYTSQSNIKRANRISEIILPEAETASVIAGAFCDVDYPSENLRTAWRNALFNQFHDVLPGSGIHATYEYSQGLFQDIRAVADNARTNALRELAKQIDTSFVDIGYDGSGLGDGLGAGAGDPVIQGGVSSRGAGSPGAEPIIVYNAKPWPRSEVVFVRVWDKPLKDENVVVRDSGGNEMRGQVIERGWFRHHDFVTIAFKANVPALGYKTYAIYDYMLLGNEEIVHDLPSANDEAKINKYLPEGTESTIIELSDGTIMENEHLRVEIDLATGAIKHMIDKSTGFDYVPEGKLMGLLEICNEAHRGASAWTIGQFTKITPLANGQTKVTQRGPNRVCMKTEHTYGGSRISVEIGLNTDSRMVDFNIESRWAEICTPQTGVTMLRASFPVNVTDGIPTYEIPFGSQRRVQSVQEIPAHKWADLSDEKHGITLVNDCKYGHSCVDDTLRLTLIRTTYDPDPIPEVGDHKIRFGVIAHQGPCDVTQATRASEEFNSYMSIISETVHGGELPSEKSFAQVLTPNVFVSAIKKVEDSDGLVIRLFEVEGKDTEAKIRLSDIIKQGTRAVETDILERPLEKNTAKLEGDILSVYTPKYGQVTVKLS; this is encoded by the coding sequence ATGTCATTTCAAAAGAAGCTGGATATTCTAAATAGTAAACTTAGCCACAGTCTGAAAGCGGCAGTCGGACCGATTGAGCGGTTTAGATCGGAAACTGAGTTTGCCGCTGCTTTCGCCAAGGCTTTAGGTAAAAGCGAGTGGGAGGCGCTTATAGCCGAGGCCGTAGAGCACGTTGAGAAGGCTCTAGCATCAGACGGAGGCTTCGATCCCGGCAAGGTCGTCGGTGAAGCGGAGCAGATTATGGCTCCAATCGGCAAAACAGCCAAAGGCTATACTATGCACCTGTGCGGTCATGCGCACATTGATATGAACTACCTGTGGGACTGGCCGGAGACTGTAAGTGTGGCGCGCGATACGTTTACAACCGTAAACACCCTGATGGATGAATTTCCCGACTTTCATTTCTCGCAGAGCCAGGCGGCCTTATATATTGCGATGGAGCGCTACTGCCCAAAGATATTCGAGATGATAAAGAGGCGCGTAAAGGAAGGCCGGTGGGAAGTGACGGCAAGCTCTTGGGTAGAAAGCGACAGGAATCTGGTCTCGGGTGAATCGTTGTGCCGGCAGTTGCTCTATACTCGCAGCTACTTCAAAGAAACATTCGGCTTTGAGCCTGAGCATGTGAAAATCGACTGGTCGCCGGATACATTCGGCCAGGCGTGGAGCGTTCCGTCGATCCTCTGCCGCGGCGGTATCAGCCGGTGCTATATATTCCGAACAGGCCCCGGACCATGTCTCTTCAAATGGCGCTCGCCCGATGGCTCTGAGATCACCGTATTCCATGAGAAAGATGTCTCGTACAGCGGCGACCTCGACACGGCTGTAATTGTCCCGCTCTTTGCAAAATATGTAAGCGACACCGGACTAAAGGACTATCTGTATGTTTACGGTGTGGGCGATCATGGCGGAGGGCCGACCAGGCGCGACCTCCGCAAATATATGGAGATTAAAGACTGGCCTATATTCCCAACGGTTAAGCTGAGCACATATGACACATACTTCAGCGCGATAGAGAACGCCAAACCCGATCTGCCGGTTGTTGATGCCGATCTCAATTTTACGTTTGAGGGCTGCTACACATCCCAGAGTAATATCAAGCGCGCCAACCGGATCAGCGAAATTATATTGCCTGAGGCTGAGACTGCGTCCGTAATTGCCGGGGCATTTTGCGATGTGGACTACCCTTCCGAAAACCTGCGTACCGCTTGGCGAAACGCACTCTTTAACCAGTTTCACGACGTATTGCCCGGTTCCGGCATTCATGCTACTTATGAGTATTCGCAGGGGCTCTTTCAGGATATAAGGGCTGTGGCCGACAATGCCCGGACAAATGCTCTGCGTGAGCTTGCCAAACAGATCGACACATCATTTGTAGATATCGGCTATGACGGCTCTGGTTTGGGCGACGGTCTGGGTGCGGGAGCGGGCGACCCGGTCATACAAGGAGGAGTAAGCTCGCGCGGGGCGGGTTCTCCCGGCGCTGAGCCTATTATTGTCTACAATGCAAAGCCATGGCCTCGGTCGGAAGTTGTCTTTGTAAGGGTATGGGACAAACCGCTCAAGGACGAGAATGTGGTCGTGCGGGACTCGGGCGGAAATGAGATGCGCGGGCAGGTGATCGAGAGGGGCTGGTTCCGCCATCACGATTTTGTGACTATCGCGTTCAAGGCAAATGTGCCTGCTCTTGGTTACAAGACCTATGCGATTTATGACTATATGTTGCTCGGTAATGAAGAGATAGTTCATGACTTACCGTCAGCTAACGATGAGGCAAAGATTAACAAGTATTTGCCTGAGGGGACGGAGAGCACGATTATCGAGCTCAGTGATGGTACTATTATGGAAAACGAGCACCTGAGGGTCGAGATCGATCTGGCTACAGGTGCGATCAAGCATATGATCGATAAGAGCACCGGGTTCGATTACGTGCCCGAGGGAAAGCTCATGGGCCTTCTGGAAATCTGCAATGAGGCTCACAGGGGCGCGTCCGCTTGGACCATAGGACAGTTTACGAAAATTACTCCGCTCGCAAACGGCCAGACTAAAGTCACACAGCGCGGACCTAACCGTGTGTGCATGAAGACAGAGCATACTTACGGCGGCTCGCGGATCAGTGTAGAGATCGGGCTGAATACTGATTCCAGGATGGTAGATTTTAACATAGAGTCGAGGTGGGCCGAGATATGCACCCCACAGACCGGCGTTACGATGCTGCGCGCAAGCTTCCCTGTGAATGTGACTGACGGCATACCGACATACGAGATACCATTCGGCAGCCAGAGGCGGGTTCAGAGCGTTCAGGAAATACCGGCTCATAAGTGGGCTGACCTCTCCGACGAAAAACATGGGATCACGCTGGTCAACGACTGCAAATATGGTCACTCGTGCGTCGATGATACACTGCGCCTCACTCTTATCAGAACTACTTATGACCCTGACCCGATTCCGGAAGTAGGCGACCATAAGATAAGATTCGGCGTAATTGCTCACCAGGGGCCATGCGATGTAACGCAGGCCACACGCGCCAGCGAAGAGTTTAACTCTTATATGTCGATTATCAGTGAGACTGTCCATGGCGGTGAGCTGCCATCCGAAAAGAGTTTTGCCCAAGTGCTGACTCCGAATGTGTTTGTTTCGGCAATTAAAAAAGTCGAAGACTCAGATGGGCTTGTGATTCGACTCTTCGAAGTAGAAGGAAAAGATACCGAGGCAAAAATCAGACTGAGCGATATCATCAAGCAGGGCACGCGGGCTGTGGAAACCGATATACTCGAACGTCCGCTGGAAAAAAACACGGCGAAATTGGAGGGCGATATTCTCAGCGTATACACTCCAAAATATGGGCAGGTAACTGTAAAGCTGAGTTAA
- a CDS encoding TlyA family RNA methyltransferase → MKKAPIWTLLIERGLVEDRKTAQMWVMTGNVYANGMRIDKPGQLVKITDDIVVKGIDQRYVGKGGLKLEGALSDFHVDVSGVVAIDAGASTGGFTDCLLQHGAQKVYAVDVGFGRLAGKLQVDPRVVAMEKVNISDPPLKDLDPRPSLATVDLSYLSLKKAIPIFAEILYGHGDLICLVKPLFEVADSNIRRTGVIDDPDIYRELLRDLADYVNGLDYCVTGISHSHVTGNKGAREFFIMVSLNPDICQNTRLTETEIDESIDNAVNEVLKLEIFSK, encoded by the coding sequence ATGAAGAAAGCGCCGATTTGGACACTGCTGATAGAACGAGGGCTGGTAGAGGACAGAAAAACAGCCCAGATGTGGGTGATGACCGGGAATGTCTATGCCAATGGAATGAGAATAGACAAGCCCGGCCAGCTTGTTAAGATCACAGATGATATAGTTGTAAAAGGTATAGACCAGAGATACGTCGGAAAGGGCGGTCTTAAGCTCGAAGGGGCTTTGAGCGATTTTCATGTGGATGTAAGCGGCGTAGTAGCAATAGACGCCGGAGCCTCTACAGGAGGATTCACGGATTGTCTGCTCCAGCATGGAGCTCAAAAAGTCTATGCGGTGGATGTCGGGTTTGGGCGGCTTGCGGGCAAGCTGCAAGTGGACCCAAGGGTGGTTGCGATGGAGAAAGTGAACATCAGCGATCCCCCGCTCAAAGACCTTGACCCAAGGCCGAGCCTGGCGACAGTGGACCTGTCATACCTGTCACTCAAAAAGGCCATACCTATCTTTGCCGAAATCTTGTATGGGCATGGAGACCTAATCTGCCTGGTAAAGCCACTCTTTGAAGTGGCGGACAGCAATATCCGCAGAACGGGCGTAATCGATGACCCGGATATTTACAGAGAGCTTTTGCGAGACCTCGCGGACTATGTAAATGGCCTGGACTATTGCGTCACGGGTATCTCTCACAGCCATGTAACAGGCAACAAGGGTGCTCGCGAATTCTTCATTATGGTCTCCCTGAACCCTGATATATGCCAAAACACGCGGTTGACTGAAACTGAGATTGATGAGAGTATAGATAACGCTGTAAACGAGGTCTTAAAGCTCGAGATATTTAGTAAGTAG
- a CDS encoding HEAT repeat domain-containing protein: protein MRCACHIVVVAFCLITALSSSSCALLAAQDGDLNYTPDDIQSTPAENFLEWMANPEPGYQRFAAMNALAKKAKLSDQKNRWNILSLVTSAMYDTTRSINQRFQCCYVISLSGDEAWVPNLAYVLLKDLSPTMRSVAAEALGSFRHNTAARNALTQASRQETDKNALEVINRCLAEGDAEYTSEQIKSTSVETFLERIEKPEPGYQKFSAMRALGRKAKESDSNARWSIISRAISVINDTSRTVNLRFQCCYVISISGDERGVPCLIDILNKDPLFNMRTVAAEALGTYKTSSEARNALVQASSKETNQSVLDVINRVLGKTNSTD from the coding sequence ATGCGTTGTGCCTGCCATATTGTAGTTGTTGCGTTTTGTCTGATCACAGCCCTGAGTTCGTCTTCTTGTGCGCTCTTGGCTGCGCAGGATGGTGATCTGAACTACACACCGGATGATATTCAAAGCACACCAGCGGAGAATTTTCTGGAATGGATGGCGAACCCTGAGCCGGGATATCAGAGATTTGCCGCGATGAATGCTCTCGCCAAGAAGGCAAAGCTGAGCGATCAAAAGAATCGCTGGAACATACTCAGTCTTGTCACATCAGCTATGTATGACACCACCCGCTCTATAAATCAGCGATTTCAATGCTGCTATGTGATCAGCCTCAGCGGTGATGAAGCCTGGGTGCCGAACCTGGCGTATGTTTTACTCAAAGACTTATCGCCTACTATGCGCTCAGTGGCGGCTGAAGCTCTGGGGAGCTTTCGGCATAACACGGCAGCTCGAAATGCTTTAACTCAAGCCTCCAGGCAGGAAACTGACAAAAATGCACTTGAGGTGATTAATCGCTGTCTGGCCGAAGGCGATGCTGAGTATACATCTGAGCAGATAAAGAGCACATCGGTGGAGACATTCCTGGAGCGGATAGAGAAACCCGAACCCGGATATCAAAAATTCTCCGCTATGCGCGCCCTTGGCCGGAAAGCCAAAGAGAGCGATTCCAATGCCCGCTGGTCTATTATCAGCCGGGCAATCTCAGTAATTAATGATACTTCTCGCACCGTAAATCTGCGATTTCAATGCTGCTATGTAATCAGTATTAGCGGAGATGAACGCGGGGTGCCGTGCCTTATCGATATTTTAAATAAAGACCCTTTGTTTAATATGCGTACAGTGGCTGCCGAGGCATTGGGCACGTACAAAACCAGCTCCGAGGCTCGCAACGCACTGGTGCAGGCATCCAGCAAGGAGACGAACCAGAGCGTGCTGGACGTGATAAACCGTGTTCTGGGCAAGACTAACTCAACAGATTAG